In Fluviispira sanaruensis, a genomic segment contains:
- the coaD gene encoding pantetheine-phosphate adenylyltransferase — MKSSVYAGSFDPWTYGHQFVLDSALEVFDCVHVVSAINPAKQSLLKPEVRARVIAHSIDPFSDWWALDPPFHIGDRVIVTSQEGLVADYAKENAIEHLIRGLRSTSDFEAEFNLYFSNQAINPKIQTWAIMCPPRLLHCSSTYVKTVVGKPHVKSVGSKFVAQALMLNWVRVLGQIFDLIEVCSTHRFDIDNSNLNESDLSECLQLLFSSLVHRIVRISRSVMVKTSKLLDAFLKQNGFRLREEIKDKKHYPKNEVNQLWGILSYCIEQDAIFPSDVDSGVAYILSLAKNLGKTSVKLFNEEEVIFAYESLRK, encoded by the coding sequence ATGAAATCTTCTGTATATGCTGGATCCTTTGACCCCTGGACGTATGGACATCAATTTGTACTCGATTCTGCCCTTGAAGTTTTTGACTGCGTACATGTTGTTTCAGCAATCAACCCAGCAAAACAAAGTCTCTTAAAACCCGAAGTCAGAGCACGTGTGATAGCCCATTCCATCGATCCATTTTCAGATTGGTGGGCACTCGATCCTCCTTTCCATATAGGCGATAGGGTTATTGTCACATCGCAAGAAGGTCTGGTTGCCGATTATGCCAAAGAAAATGCTATAGAACATCTTATCCGTGGTCTGCGCTCAACTTCAGATTTCGAAGCCGAATTTAACTTGTACTTTTCTAACCAAGCCATCAATCCTAAAATTCAAACTTGGGCAATAATGTGTCCCCCAAGATTGCTCCACTGCTCGTCAACTTATGTCAAAACCGTTGTTGGAAAACCCCATGTCAAATCCGTTGGCTCGAAATTTGTTGCTCAAGCTCTCATGCTCAATTGGGTGCGTGTTTTAGGTCAAATTTTCGACTTAATAGAAGTCTGCTCCACCCATCGTTTCGACATAGACAATTCGAATTTAAATGAATCAGATCTTTCTGAATGTCTACAACTTTTATTTTCCTCACTTGTTCATCGCATTGTCCGAATCTCACGTTCTGTTATGGTTAAAACTTCAAAATTACTTGATGCATTTTTAAAACAAAATGGCTTTCGCTTAAGAGAAGAAATTAAAGATAAAAAGCATTATCCCAAAAATGAAGTGAATCAGTTGTGGGGAATTTTATCTTATTGTATTGAACAAGATGCTATTTTTCCTTCAGATGTAGATTCCGGAGTCGCATATATTCTTTCATTAGCAAAAAATCTAGGAAAGACTTCTGTAAAATTATTTAATGAAGAAGAAGTCATATTTGCGTATGAAAGTTTAAGAAAATAA
- a CDS encoding N-acetylmuramic acid 6-phosphate etherase gives MNTEKKSDRYNKIDLWETKDILQCILESQLNAVSIIENVLSDLEVAITKALPLIKGGGRIIFAGAGSSGRIAAQECSELFPTFSWPKEKTIFLIAGGHKALTEALEDAEDDIDNGEKETKKLKLNRKDIVICLSASGRTPYTLGVLRQANLAGSFTIGIASTAHSPLLKEAQIKLFVDTGPEIIAGSTRMKAGTAQKILLNMFTSTLMIHLNRVYDSYMVDLVTTNEKLTNRSIHIVSDICKVDYETAHTALLKCKGNAKLACVYIKKKDLKQAEKLLKEYEGNLRKCLED, from the coding sequence ATGAATACGGAAAAGAAATCAGATCGATATAATAAAATAGACTTATGGGAAACAAAAGATATCCTTCAATGTATTTTAGAATCACAACTCAATGCAGTTTCAATTATTGAAAATGTATTGAGCGATTTGGAAGTTGCAATTACAAAAGCGCTGCCTCTCATCAAAGGTGGTGGTCGAATTATTTTTGCTGGAGCAGGATCTTCTGGACGAATAGCCGCACAAGAGTGTTCAGAGCTTTTTCCAACCTTTTCGTGGCCGAAAGAAAAAACAATATTCTTAATAGCCGGTGGCCATAAAGCACTCACAGAAGCTCTTGAAGATGCAGAAGATGATATTGACAATGGAGAAAAAGAAACAAAAAAATTAAAATTAAATCGTAAAGATATCGTCATCTGCTTATCTGCGAGTGGAAGGACACCTTACACATTAGGTGTTTTACGGCAAGCAAATTTGGCCGGCTCATTTACAATTGGTATTGCTTCGACAGCTCATTCTCCACTGCTTAAGGAAGCACAAATTAAACTTTTCGTTGATACAGGACCTGAAATTATTGCAGGATCAACTCGCATGAAAGCAGGTACAGCTCAGAAAATTCTCCTCAATATGTTTACATCAACCCTTATGATTCATTTAAATCGAGTCTACGATTCTTATATGGTCGATCTTGTGACGACAAATGAAAAACTGACCAATCGAAGCATTCACATTGTTTCAGATATTTGTAAAGTTGACTATGAAACAGCGCATACAGCCCTTTTAAAATGCAAAGGAAACGCAAAACTAGCTTGCGTTTATATTAAGAAAAAAGATCTAAAACAAGCAGAAAAACTTCTTAAGGAATATGAAGGGAATCTAAGAAAATGCTTAGAAGATTAA